From the genome of Bacillota bacterium, one region includes:
- a CDS encoding zinc-dependent alcohol dehydrogenase family protein, whose protein sequence is MRAMVLRAPRPAEDSPLRLEEVPTPVAGPGQVRIMVKACGVCHTDLHTVEGELTPRRLPLIPGHQVVGTIEQVMPRPPHPGGQPPDAGDVGSAAPGTRETGPGGPAWRPGSRVGVPWLHWACGECEYCRRGQENLCEQARFTGLDADGGYAEYMVAPTPFVVPIPDAFSDIEAAPLLCAGIIGYRSLRLAEVQPGETVALFGFGASAHLAIQVARYWGCRVYVFTRSRDHQELARQLGAEWTGTAAEHAPSPADRAITFAPAGDLIPMALRALRRGGTLAINAVHLDRIPSFDYQLIYGERTLRSVTNSTRQDAVEFMEIAARIPIRVSTRVYPLEEANRALQDLKHRTIPGAAVLQVR, encoded by the coding sequence ATGCGTGCCATGGTGCTTCGCGCTCCCCGTCCCGCCGAAGACAGCCCGCTGCGACTCGAAGAAGTGCCCACGCCGGTGGCGGGACCGGGTCAGGTGCGCATAATGGTCAAGGCCTGCGGCGTATGCCACACCGACCTCCACACGGTGGAGGGGGAACTCACCCCCCGCCGCCTGCCCCTTATCCCTGGCCACCAGGTGGTCGGTACCATCGAGCAGGTGATGCCGCGCCCACCCCACCCGGGAGGCCAGCCACCCGACGCCGGTGACGTGGGTTCTGCCGCGCCCGGCACCCGAGAAACCGGACCTGGTGGGCCGGCGTGGCGCCCGGGGTCCCGGGTGGGGGTACCGTGGTTGCACTGGGCCTGTGGTGAATGCGAATACTGCCGGCGGGGCCAGGAGAACCTGTGCGAGCAGGCCCGCTTCACCGGGCTGGACGCGGACGGCGGCTACGCCGAGTACATGGTGGCCCCCACTCCGTTCGTGGTACCCATCCCCGACGCCTTTTCGGACATCGAAGCTGCCCCCCTGCTGTGCGCCGGCATCATCGGGTACCGCTCCCTGAGGCTGGCCGAAGTGCAGCCGGGCGAAACCGTGGCCCTGTTCGGCTTCGGCGCCTCGGCCCACCTGGCTATCCAGGTGGCACGCTACTGGGGATGCCGCGTGTACGTGTTCACCCGCTCCCGCGACCACCAGGAGCTGGCTCGCCAACTGGGGGCAGAGTGGACAGGCACCGCCGCGGAACATGCACCGTCGCCGGCTGATCGGGCCATCACGTTCGCCCCGGCCGGAGATCTCATCCCCATGGCCCTGCGGGCCCTGCGCCGCGGTGGTACGCTGGCCATCAACGCCGTGCACCTGGACCGCATCCCGAGCTTCGACTACCAGTTGATATACGGGGAACGCACGCTGCGCAGCGTGACCAACAGCACCCGGCAGGACGCCGTGGAGTTCATGGAAATCGCCGCGCGCATCCCTATCCGGGTAAGCACCCGGGTTTATCCCCTCGAGGAGGCCAATCGCGCGCTGCAGGACCTGAAACACCGCACAATCCCGGGCGCCGCCGTCCTGCAGGTGAGGTGA
- the hisD gene encoding histidinol dehydrogenase, which yields MGRLILKEARPRGESEWSGVRDAVGQILREVKERGDDALREFTHRFDRVDRPSPLVSQEEREQAWSNVPAEAVRDLEFVAQRIREFARLQLAAMSEVEREVLPGVHVGHRLIPLESAAVYVPGGRYPLPSTALMGIIPAREAGVGRVITCSPPDAHGGINHYTLVAMQIAGADEIYCMGGAQAVAAFAYGTETIRPVDIIVGPGNQYVTEAKRQVAGLVAIDFLAGPSEVLVIADHTANPAYVAADLLAQCEHDPQARATLVTTSRMLADRVLAELASQLALLSTAEVARASWEANGQVCLVTDLEEAVAVANEVAPEHLEVHVADPKGLLPRLRNYGSLFLGEMAAEVFGDYVSGPNHILPTMGTARFTGGLWAGMFVKVATHQWLSAEGAKTLAPVAYRLGMLEGLVAHAAAAKVRMS from the coding sequence ATGGGTCGGCTGATCCTCAAGGAAGCCAGGCCCAGGGGAGAGTCGGAATGGTCGGGGGTTAGAGATGCCGTGGGGCAAATACTTAGGGAGGTGAAAGAACGAGGAGACGACGCCCTGCGTGAGTTTACGCACCGGTTCGATCGGGTAGACCGGCCCTCCCCTCTCGTCAGCCAGGAGGAGAGAGAGCAGGCCTGGAGCAACGTGCCCGCGGAAGCTGTCCGCGACCTGGAGTTCGTGGCCCAGCGCATCCGGGAGTTTGCACGCCTGCAACTCGCAGCTATGTCGGAGGTGGAAAGGGAGGTTCTGCCGGGCGTGCACGTGGGGCACCGCTTGATCCCCCTGGAGTCGGCGGCCGTATACGTGCCCGGGGGCAGGTATCCGCTGCCTTCTACTGCCCTCATGGGGATCATCCCCGCCCGGGAGGCGGGTGTCGGGCGCGTGATAACGTGCTCTCCACCGGACGCCCACGGGGGCATCAACCATTACACGTTGGTGGCCATGCAGATAGCGGGGGCCGACGAGATCTATTGCATGGGCGGGGCCCAGGCCGTGGCCGCGTTCGCTTACGGTACAGAAACTATCCGGCCGGTAGACATCATCGTGGGGCCTGGGAACCAGTACGTCACCGAGGCCAAGCGTCAGGTTGCGGGGCTGGTAGCCATCGACTTTCTGGCCGGGCCCAGCGAGGTGCTGGTGATCGCCGATCACACGGCCAACCCCGCCTACGTAGCAGCAGACTTGCTCGCCCAGTGCGAGCATGACCCCCAGGCCCGGGCGACGCTGGTTACCACTTCCCGGATGCTGGCGGACCGGGTTCTGGCCGAGCTGGCGTCTCAACTGGCCCTCCTGTCTACGGCAGAGGTGGCCAGGGCGTCTTGGGAGGCCAACGGTCAGGTGTGCTTGGTGACGGACCTTGAGGAAGCCGTGGCAGTGGCCAACGAAGTCGCACCGGAGCATCTGGAGGTCCACGTAGCCGATCCCAAAGGTCTCCTTCCCCGCCTGAGGAACTACGGATCTTTGTTCCTGGGGGAAATGGCGGCCGAGGTGTTCGGTGACTATGTATCGGGTCCCAACCATATCCTGCCCACCATGGGGACGGCCCGCTTCACCGGCGGGCTGTGGGCAGGGATGTTCGTAAAGGTCGCCACTCACCAATGGCTGTCAGCTGAGGGAGCAAAGACTCTTGCTCCCGTGGCGTATCGCCTGGGGATGCTGGAGGGGCTGGTTGCTCACGCAGCCGCCGCCAAGGTTCGCATGTCCTGA